The genomic interval TTATCGCGTTCTATTGGCGAACTGTGGCCCGTCGATTGTGGAATTTAGCTGTGGATCAGACACCTGGAGCGATCTGTTGGCCAAATCGATTGCGAAGCACTGTTCCAACCTGGAATCGGTGAACATTAGTGCTTCATTAAGAAACAGTCACAGCCTGCAATTTTTCCTGTTGAACTTGGCAAACTCACTAATTTCGGTTGAACTGAAGCTCAACGACAGTTGCCAATCGCCGAGGATCCTTAATGCCGTGGCGGAGCTGAAGCACTTGAAAAAGTTCTTGTATGAAGGATACATAGACCGAGGAGGTACGTCATTTAAGATAGCCACCCGACATTGTAATAGTGTAATATTCTCATTTCACACGGCTTTAATGGGTTAATGGAGTATAGAAGAAAATATAATACGATAAGCGGTTGTTTATATTCAAGCTCGGTCGATATCAAACGGTACATATTTATCCGTTTTAGCTACAAAACAACTATCAGCTTAATGTtcgtgtttttgttttgactcCCGTCCGGATTATTTTACATTGTaagtaaaaatgttttgctgttttcatgtttttccgatcttatatagtatatatattcctaaCTAGGATTTCAAGACTAGTCCGATCTATTCAGGCTCATCCATTTGTACATATGTTCGTTTAAACTACAAGAACTTAtgctttttaaaattgttaaaacCCTTAAGACACATGGTAGGAAAAGTCGATTTACTAAGTACTTGCATATCTCCACCTCCCTCGTAGAGGGTATAACATAGTCGAACTGcgtttctctctctctctatgtTGTTGGCGTGCAAGCTGTCTTATTTAAAGCAGTAATAAATAGTCAAACattattgataaatattaaattattttctttatattaaTTGCTTACATTTCAATATGTATGTTGTCCACTTTTGTTAGTTAATCAGCTGTGCAAACTGGTTGATCTGGAGGAGCTGCAACTCGTCTATCAAGGCAGAGGATACAGATGTAGAGCAGTTAATCTTCTTCAAATTTGCGGAAATATGACAAATCTCCGGTGTTTGACTGTGagcaatatatgtatatctcaGCCAGAAAGTTTCCATCCCATGATATGGCTAAACTTAAAAGACTTGAAAATGCAGAATTGTGAAATCTCCACAGCGATGCCCGATTGTCCGAAGCTGAAAACCTTATATATCAAATTCTGCAAGTGTAGAATCAAGGGATACGTCAGCAGTTTCATACTGAAGAACGGCAGGAATATCGAGGAGATCGATGAAAGCTGTGAACCGGCACCATTCGATGGGCGGAGTTTCCTTGAAGTCATGCGAAGCTGTCCCAAATTGCAAGTATTGTCCACTCAAATGGGTGGTATCAAAATCTACCAAGCCTTTGTCACCTCCATAGTGGACATTCTCAAGGAGTCAGTATCAACGCGGAAGGAACCCTTCGAACTGATATTGTACTGCCGAGATAAACTTAGATGGTTTCGACGATTTGTGAGTGGATTCTACCATATGCCTACTTCACACACAGTTTTCGTTCTTCATTTCTGTCTTTCAGTTGCAACGGACTTCTAATCCTGAAGTGATTCACACACTTTACCTGTACAAGTTTTAGAGACTCGCCAATTGTATAatagaaaactaaataaatctTAATCTATTTTAATCTTAAATAACCTGTATAGAACGATGTACCATTCGTAAAACttagttttaatttgttctttaattaaagcaaactaaaactgaataataataattgctTGTATCTATTGTCATTAAGTAGCATCATTagagataataatttattcaaattacaTTAAACATTCAATGGTTATAAGTAAATTCGAAACTTAAACTCATTGGATGGAATGTCACTTGATGGAGAGCTGGAGGGTGGAGAGTTCTCTCAGTAAGCTTTGCTTTCTCCCTCtcaattgcatttgcagctAGTCGATGCTCTTGCTGCTGTTTTCAGTTCGCATTTCGCTCTCGGGCGAAAAGCTTTGCGATGGAAAACCAGCGGACGATATCCGATTTGCCGTTCGAGCTCCTCGATCTGATATTCGAGAAGCTAGAGAGCATTGTGGATAAACTGCAACTGGCACAGGTGAATGAAAAGCTGGGAGAAGCGTTTGCCTTCCACAGTCGCAGTGCCTACAAAAAGCTCCAATCTTTTTTCGGACAAACGCCCGAAATGTGGGTGGTTATTGTGAGCTTATGTGGATCGACTGTTGAGGAATTTTCCAGCAGAAAAAACTGGGACCTCCCATGGAGTGATATCGTTGCCAAGTCGATTGAGCAGCATTGTCCCAATTTGAAGTCGGTGAGAATTGATGTTTGCAATGAGAATTGTGACAGCGTGCAGTCCTTCTTGCTGAAAATGAGTAAACTTTTGGTATCAGTTGAACTTACTATACTCACGGACAACCCAGAAAAGATTTTTGATGCGATCGCAGAAATGACCAATATGACAAGATTAATATGCAGGGGAAATATTAACAAAGATGGTAAATATATTAGtaataaacaaactttaatacaaacataaaatcaaaatgttcAATACTTTTCTTTATATAAACTCAACTTCACATTTAGCACTCAAGTAATTAAATCGCTTTTTATTTAGTGTACCAGATTCAAAAGCTTTTAGCTTTGCAGGAGCTAGTGCTCGAACATAATAAGTTCTATTATCCCGATTCACATTTGAATGTTCTGGAGATTTGTGCACAACTCACAAGCCTTCGCTCCTTGACAGTGCAGAACATAACTATAAGGCCCTCAGAGCAGCCACATTCGATGATTTGGCCAGAGCTGGAGTTCCTTAAAATTTGCAACTGCGAAATTTATACGGAATTGCCCGAGTGTCCGAAGCTGAAAACTTTAGGGATGATTAAGTCCAACTGCCACATTGAAGGCCTCCTGTTACGGTTTATTCTGCAGAACGGAGTGAATATTAAGCAGCTGAATGAAAGTTGCCATCCACCTCCATTTGATGGAGACAACTTTCTCCAAGTACTTCGATCATGTCCAAAGTTACGTGTCTTTCTTACACCAATGACGGATATCAGCATTCACCAAGCTTTTGTGTCCTCCATTGTTGAAGTTCTCAAGGATAAAGGCTTCAAGCAGGAGGATCCCTTTAATCTTATTATTTATGCTCGTGACAAGTTGAAATGGATTCGCCGATTAGTAAGTGGAAATAAATGAGAAATAATCGGACtttattattcaaattttttcaGATTCCACGGACCTCTAATCCCGAGTTGATAGCTCTAGACTATCTGTATGATTTTTTCCCCTGAACTTCGCTTTCCAAGGCCATGATAATCAACACTGAGCAAATGTTAATGTTAGgatactaaaataaaatatatgtacatttttcaAGAAAATCATGAGGGGTTTTGTCTTTTGTATTTAGGATAGGTATATTAATGTGGGTATGCCAAACATTTATTACACGAAACAGATTTGAATTATTTGTGTGGCACCTGAGTTCAAATATCTGCCCTCGAAACAAGTTAAGCAATATGACTAATGCCCCAGCAAATCCGAAAACCACACGAACTTTGAACTTGtaacccatacccatacctTTCCATACTGTCCTTTCCATCCAGGAGTGCGTGTCAGGTGCAATGGCCGATGTCCCGAGGAGGTTCAACAACATTGGCCGCAAATTCCGTGGCTTACTCATCAGGTGGTTGGGCGCTAGGAGGCCAAAGTGGGAGCTTATGGGACAATGATTCACCTTCGCTGGCTGCAGGTTCAAAAAATACAACAGGATAGGCATCAATaagtaataaatttaaagtatGTAGGCAATCTGAAGCTGTTATCTAAAAGCTTGACATCCTTTCATGAAATAAACTTGAAAGTATTTTAAACAAGTGAAATATTTACAGCAGCaactttataaattaatttatatttgtacaGTCTTTCAGTTtcaacgaaaacaaaattggtaattAACAATACTttgattattgttattaaaatattattgtaatacTCGCAATTATTTTAGTGGGGCTACaatgtcaaaatattttatatttgcaaaaaCAGGAGGAGCTCTGAGGGAGACAAGGGAATAAACTTTGGCTAAACCCAAATATGGCCGCTGAGTCACCGACCCGACGGCAGCTCCTCTCCTCTGCCATAAATAAGGAGGAATACACCCTCCTTGGGAATACAGCTCCTTGTCTCCTGCTCTGCGGGTCCCCATGAAAATTAGTCTCAATGACCCCTCTGGAGGCGAGTGACTTTTAGCAcacttttggccactttgcGCTTTGACttgcctttggctttggctttggctttcggTTTGGCTCCCTGGCCGAATCAGTTCAATGCACGCACATTGACCCAAAAATTGGCTTAGGCCCGAGATATTGGATTTTGCTTAGTTTGGGGCTATGTAAATTCGGACTCGTTTTATGCGCTCTTGTCAACAGTTTTACTAATTGGCGTAGACAATGgtttttgtatctttattTGCCTACTAGTTTTTATCACAGAAATATACCCTGCTTGTGTAGAAAATATATgcattaattattgtttatttatagagAAAAGTCGTTAACAAAAGATTTTATATATGAGCCTCATCACTTTTTAGAtccaataatttttaaataaaaagatatGTTACACTAATAATTCtttgtaaaacaaattataGTAAAGTCGTTTAGATATACGTATTTTAGTATAATTatgattaattttttctttttttatctttatttacatttgcacAGTGGGCCATTAATTAAATCGTTTGATAGCTCTATCTATTAGTAAATCTATTATCTATTAGTATGTTGATCTGATATTGTGGCATGTTGCTGTATGATGATGATAATACTAAAACGTGTCATATATGTGCACATTCTAGGACATTCTAGGATCTGGACAAGGACTTGTGTGTGACCTTTTAATGACCATTGGTGCAATGCCGAATTTccgcgtgtgtgagtgtgggtgaCACGTGTGTGCCATATATCCTTGCGCTGCATCGGTTGCATTCAGCTTACAATTTGTCatggaaatgcaaaagaaCTGCAGTGTGCAGTGCAGCCCTGAAATCAATCTGCCCCTCCCCCTCACTCACTATGTTTTTAACCGCCTGTGTCTGCCACCTACTCAATGTCATTTGCAGGAGTTTGGCATCGAACTGTAGAGTAAAATGTAACCATGTCTGCTATTGTTGTGAAAAGGGGGTAAAACAAGCAATTcattgaaatatataattggttatttacattttaaatggatAATACCTAACTTATAATGATAACACACCCTTTTAATGCCTTAATCTCCGAagtattaaacaaataagtgctAGGACAAATGTAATTTCGCTCTATAGTTCAGTAGCTATACATCGCAAGCTAATACAGGAACTTTAGTGGGCATCACTGCATTCCCCACGCCTGGGACCTTGGCAATGAGGCACTTCTATCCAAGGATCCGaatacgaatgcgaatgcgaatacCAAACCGAACCAGAGCCAAGGACCCGACTGCGGATGCGGAAATGCGCATGCCTGCGTGTCCTTGcccttggtccttggtccttgtTCCTCGCCCGGTGGAGCAGTAGTAAGACTCGTAGTGCCCCTGAAAACTCTTTTAACCTTCGTGCAGCCGTGTGGCAAGTGCATCGTTGCAGCTCCCAAACATGCGCCTTTGCACATTCGCTCTATGCAGagatagatagagagagagagaggcatTGAGCTGGATTGAGTTTGGGTTGCCGGGGCCATCCTCTTGAAAGGACCAAGGGTGGCGTCTGGTTGCCCCTGCCACGTGTCGCCATTTCAGTTGCAAATTTCACGACGCTGTCTTTGACCATGATATTTGGCCACTACTATTTTATGGCTGCCAGGGCCAGTGGCTCAATGCAACGCCCTCGCTGCATTTGGAGGTCCACAAGGGGACATATTCTGTTCCAAAATGAATCTAAACTCTGCGAGGGGACTAGCAAGGTTAAATCgcattaaatataatttagttGTCTAACTATTATAACTTGAAACAATAATTATCGGTATTCAATTGagtaaaatagtaaaaaagCAGTTTAAGAGTTTCGATTAAACCTTTAACTAATAGTAGACAATGCATTTCGTTATCCTCTATGCCAGGGGAGTTTTCTTGAAAAGCTGTCCGAAACAGGCATGATAAGTTCTTGGAAGTTAATACCGTCTTGtcaacaacaattgcaaatAAGAAAATCAAGGTTACAAGGTGCTGCGTTCCCTTGGAACTTACCCCACAGCGTGAAAGACAATGGCAGCCAACTCCATTAGAGTGCAACCCCCGAAGCTGGCTAAACTCGAAGCTCATGGAGGAAGTATCTCTGGCTGGGACCGACCTTACCAAACAAAAAGTAGCCCATCGAGTGTCTAGGAAACCGCCTGTCCTCTTACTCCTTTCTCGCCTTTTCCGTCTCACGGCCCTTTGATTCCCACTCGCTTTCCACACCCCAAGTGCCAGAGTCTAAAGTTTGCTTTCATTTCGTTGCCCGAGGGGTTGCAACTCCAGACAGACAGGGACCGCGAACCAGGATCAGAAGCCCGGCGAAATCCACCCACTCGGCGactttttgcaattatttttaatttctgtgcTACGACAACCAACTCCCGGAATGCCAAAACTTTGCAACCCCAAAAGAAGCACGCAGAAGGGGCAAGTCCTTTCGAGGCGGGAACCACGATATATACCGTTCACGTCAGAAACATGGATATAAGCTTCGCATGCCCGGTACAGTGCATCTCCAAGATGTGGCACAGTTCAGATCATGAATGCATGAGatatatactataatatattttaattttaatagctcctaattttattagtttttaatagtttcaaatatttctcagtattggttttttataattttcaaagTTAGAACTTTTTTCCATATACTTTTGTCTTTTGTGGTATGAGAGAAATCCTTCTGAAGCACAGCTTACATACTTCcattatacaaataaaaggATCAtggaattaatttaaatgttttctaTCTTGATTCTTAGGGTAGAATGCTATTTatcaaaatcattttaattgttggATAGATCTGAGAACGAAATCTTAGTATTGATTCTAAGGATCTCCTAATATTGTGTTTGtattgaaaattttaaaattcataacataaattatattgaCATATTTGAAATTGTTAGGCATTTTTTTGCCCAAGATTACTATTTTTAAACTGAACAATTATCACCTATTTTCATTCCCACCTAGCGGGCACCCACTGTGGCGACGTCCACGTCCGCGCCTGAGTTCCATGTTCGGCGTCCATTGCACCCCCAATCTGCTTTGTACATTGACTTCTCTGCTCCGCTTTGTTCTCTGCATTCGCTGCAGGTTCTGGCTTTGGCCGCCAGAGCCAAAGAGTCTCTCTGCTCTTTCTCGCTATCACTCTcagtgatggtgatggtgctctcccttttctctctctgtagCCACTGTGCATTCCCATACCACGACCTACCTTACCCACACCCACAGtgcgctgccgctgccgctgcacAACTCCCGCCCAGGCAGCGCAGTCGGCGTCGGCGTCGACGGCAACGGCGACAGCGCAGTTCGTTTTCATATTGAAAGTagaatttttcacttttgcgAAAATTTGCAGTCCAGTCTCGGTCTGGTCTCAGTCATTTTGAATACGTCATGTGGAACGCACCGTCACCGTCACCGTCGCGTTTCGTCCTCTGTCGCGCTTTTCCTCTTCTGCGCAATGGTCTTACCAATCGGCGGTTAACTTTCGTTTGTTAGTACCACAATTCGATCGGGATAAAAAGCAATCCTctggatgcggatgctgaAAGTATCTGCGTGATGCGTCCGAATAAGTGGACTCTTTGTACGTGGTGAATTGGATTAAGGCAGTGTTGTGTGAGCTTTGTATGCCAATTTAATGAATAAGTAAAATACATATCACAAATATCAAGGGAAGCTCAAGGATAGTCCTTTCAAACACAATCAGAATAGTGCAAACAATTGGTGACCATATAGTTcttcatttcaaatttaaaatttaaacttgtgacaatataaaaccaaaaatacatataaaaatatggtgaaacatattattttgtgcaaataattcaaataacGCAAATCTTTGTAAATTGGATTTATGAAATGCGCATATGTTGGtgtaaaacaaattgaatcAAAAGGCAAACTTATGTTGAGACCTATTTAACTTTATGTTACTGCGCATAACTGGACGATATtgagcatatacatataagcaTTAGGTGACTCATAAACtcataaaaaatgcttatatcaagtgcaataaatttgcatggAAATGCTACCAAATGGTAAAAAAATGCACGAAGGAAATTCGTAAAACATATAACAATCAAGAATGTGAaattgttgaaaaaaaaacaaagtccTAAAATTTGTATACAATATAAATGAGTTAAcaaagtgttttaaaaatggactttaaaaggaaattaaaatgattacAATGGATTTATGTGCGGTTTGCTAAGctaaacagcaacaaaataacGTCTACGAAAGTAAGAGATAGAAAAGTgatcattttaatttgcataaaaccATGTATAAAGGCCGCTTGACCTTTCACTCTCGAAGTACAGGCGTAACTAAGCCCCCAATTAGATGCTTAAGTCTAATGGGCATGTGAAAAAAATCGAACTCGATAGCCCTTATCCTTCCTGCTGAATAAGCTCCTTTTTTGGACCCAGTCCACGGCAGTCTGACTCATTCCACTCAGATGAAACTCCGTCTGGAGTTGCAACCCTCATAAGAGGCGAGCCACACCCCCTGCAAACAGAGCGCagccccaccacccaccacccaacgCCCCCCGGCAACTCCGCAGAAATGCAGAGACCCcaagaaaacagaaacagaaaacagaggAGGAAAGCTAACAGGGGATCTGCAGCACGATAACAGAGCGCTGCTTGCTCAACTGTAGACGCTCTGTTAGCCTCGCCTTGGTGTGGGTGAACttgaacacacacacacactcgcactcacactcgtGCTCTATTTCTCTCGGCGCtctctttttatttgcactgcTCTCCTGCTCGATTTATTCCATTTCAAGTTCTTATTTCGCAATGCAAGTGTGTGCGATGTCGTTCAGTGTTAAGGTCAATATATTGCCGCCTCGTGCTGTGGTGTGCGTTTGTGTTGGTTGTCTATGTGTGCGATTGCACTTGAAGAAAATGTGtaatctttaaaatataattaaacatAAAGGGAACGTTGAATTTGATCAATTAATTTACTGCGATTAAGAGCTTAGCTTTCATTAGTATTATAGATTATTTGTGATAAGTAAAATTTCAGTTCCACCCGAAGATATAATTGAATCTAAtaagatatatgtatgaaaTAAGATTTGCGAACAGTTTATCtctaataataaacaaataatcaTTACTAGTAATCCATTACTACtatttcaattataattaaaatctCAAACCCTTAATTCTAAggacattttatttaaatacattctCACGAATTCCACATGGTTGCAGCTCGTGAggttgcattttgtttgttgattAGGCTGCTATTGAATGTTGCCATGCACACGCAACACGCGAGTGCatacacacacttgcacactgAATGTCATCGCCTTTGCTCGTTTGTAAATAGCGGTTCATTCGGCGCCTAGCGTTTGTGTCTCCGTTCATTTTCGTGGAGGTCTCCCCCACTGACGTTTGCGGAAGCTTCCGCTATATGGCCGCCATCGAATAGACAGGGAATTGTGGGGCATGAGGCATCATCTCATGGCGCTTCgaaaaaatatgcatttcTATTGACAATGTCAGATGATTGCTCTGATTTCGTGTTATAGACAGGTGAAAGCAAGCGATGTTAACAATATTTCGTATGTAGTGTTCAAGTTCTCATGCTTATTGATAATTAAGGAGATGATTATCTTCAACATACAAATAATCCATTctaatgtttatatttata from Drosophila yakuba strain Tai18E2 chromosome 3L, Prin_Dyak_Tai18E2_2.1, whole genome shotgun sequence carries:
- the LOC6534251 gene encoding uncharacterized protein LOC6534251 isoform X1 codes for the protein MRNPRTITDLPLEVLDIIFSNLRNLRDKLRLAQVDEYLGKAFSYHSRSDFKKFSPKIHFPVRLYRVLLANCGPSIVEFSCGSDTWSDLLAKSIAKHCSNLESVNISASLRNSHSLQFFLLNLANSLISVELKLNDSCQSPRILNAVAELKHLKKFLYEGYIDRGVNQLCKLVDLEELQLVYQGRGYRCRAVNLLQICGNMTNLRCLTVSNICISQPESFHPMIWLNLKDLKMQNCEISTAMPDCPKLKTLYIKFCKCRIKGYVSSFILKNGRNIEEIDESCEPAPFDGRSFLEVMRSCPKLQVLSTQMGGIKIYQAFVTSIVDILKESVSTRKEPFELILYCRDKLRWFRRFLQRTSNPEVIHTLYLYKF
- the LOC6534251 gene encoding uncharacterized protein LOC6534251 isoform X2, with product MRNPRTITDLPLEVLDIIFSNLRNLRDKLRLAQVDEYLGKAFSYHSRSDFKKFSPKIHFPVRLYRVLLANCGPSIVEFSCGSDTWSDLLAKSIAKHCSNLESVNISASLRNSHSLQFFLLNLANSLISVELKLNDSCQSPRILNAVAELKHLKKFLYEGYIDRGVNQLCKLVDLEELQLVYQGRGYRCRAVNLLQICGNMTNLRCLTNCEISTAMPDCPKLKTLYIKFCKCRIKGYVSSFILKNGRNIEEIDESCEPAPFDGRSFLEVMRSCPKLQVLSTQMGGIKIYQAFVTSIVDILKESVSTRKEPFELILYCRDKLRWFRRFLQRTSNPEVIHTLYLYKF
- the LOC6534251 gene encoding uncharacterized protein LOC6534251 isoform X3; amino-acid sequence: MRNPRTITDLPLEVLDIIFSNLRNLRDKLRLAQVDEYLGKAFSYHSRSDFKKFSPKIHFPVRLYRVLLANCGPSIVEFSCGSDTWSDLLAKSIAKHCSNLESVNISASLRNSHSLQFFLLNLANSLISVELKLNDSCQSPRILNAVAELKHLKKFLYEGYIDRGVNQLCKLVDLEELQLVYQGRGYRCRAVNLLQICGNMTNLRCLTVSNICISQPESFHPMIWLNLKDLKMQNCEISTAMPDCPKLKTLYIKFCKCRIKGYVSSFILKNGRNIEEIDESCEPAPFDGRSFLEVMRSCPKLQWTFSRSQYQRGRNPSN
- the LOC6534251 gene encoding uncharacterized protein LOC6534251 isoform X4; protein product: MRNPRTITDLPLEVLDIIFSNLRNLRDKLRLAQVDEYLGKAFSYHSRSDFKKFSPKIHFPVRLYRVLLANCGPSIVEFSCGSDTWSDLLAKSIAKHCSNLESVNISASLRNSHSLQFFLLNLANSLISVELKLNDSCQSPRILNAVAELKHLKKFLYEGYIDRGVNQLCKLVDLEELQLVYQGRGYRCRAVNLLQICGNMTNLRCLTRCPIVRS
- the LOC6534251 gene encoding uncharacterized protein LOC6534251 isoform X5, with the protein product MPDCPKLKTLYIKFCKCRIKGYVSSFILKNGRNIEEIDESCEPAPFDGRSFLEVMRSCPKLQVLSTQMGGIKIYQAFVTSIVDILKESVSTRKEPFELILYCRDKLRWFRRFLQRTSNPEVIHTLYLYKF
- the LOC6534252 gene encoding uncharacterized protein LOC6534252 yields the protein MENQRTISDLPFELLDLIFEKLESIVDKLQLAQVNEKLGEAFAFHSRSAYKKLQSFFGQTPEMWVVIVSLCGSTVEEFSSRKNWDLPWSDIVAKSIEQHCPNLKSVRIDVCNENCDSVQSFLLKMSKLLVSVELTILTDNPEKIFDAIAEMTNMTRLICRGNINKDVYQIQKLLALQELVLEHNKFYYPDSHLNVLEICAQLTSLRSLTVQNITIRPSEQPHSMIWPELEFLKICNCEIYTELPECPKLKTLGMIKSNCHIEGLLLRFILQNGVNIKQLNESCHPPPFDGDNFLQVLRSCPKLRVFLTPMTDISIHQAFVSSIVEVLKDKGFKQEDPFNLIIYARDKLKWIRRLIPRTSNPELIALDYLYDFFP